One Triticum dicoccoides isolate Atlit2015 ecotype Zavitan chromosome 3B, WEW_v2.0, whole genome shotgun sequence genomic window, atttccttcaaatctatctaggagatgcataacaacgagggggagactgtgtctacgtaccctcatagaccctaagcggaagcgtttgacaacgcggttgatgtagtcgaacttcttctagctccgaccgaccaagtaccgaacgtacgacacctccgagttcttcacacattcagctcggtgacgtccctcgtcttcttgatccagtaaggtgtcgaggtagtagatgagtttcgtcatcacgacggcatggtgatggtgatggtgaactaATCCTcgcgggcttcgcctaagcaccgcgagaatatgaccaaggagtaaactgtggaggggggcgccgcacacgggtaGGCAtttgtctggtgtgtgctaggcgcccctcctcctcatatatatatataggtgggagggagaggggacagGCCAAAGGGCGCCCCATGTGGGgccgaatcccacttgggctcctgccctggttCNNNNNNNNNNNNNNNNNNNNNNNNNNNNNNNNNNNNNNNNNNNNNNNNNNNNNNNNNNNNNNNNNNNNNNNNNNNNNNNNNNNNNNNNNNNNNNNNNNNNNNNNNNNNNNNNNNNNNNNNNNNNNNNNNNNNNNNNNNNNNNNNNNNNNNNNNNNNNNNNNNNNNNNNNNNNNNNNNNNNNNNNNNNNNNNNNNNNNNNNNNNNNNNNNNNNNNNNNNNNNNNNNNNNNNNNNNNNNNNNNNNNNNNNNNNNNNNNNNNNNNNNNNNNNNNNNNNNcccccttcctttctcccttgaggagaggaaggaaggaggggcttgccctccctcctttcctttccctagggctggccggactcgtggaggggcgcaccagccccttgtgagcTGTGTTGTCCCTTcatttggcccattaagcccaaatctttgtcgggggtgcccgaaaaccgttccggtgacccgatatgtacccggtaccctccggaacacttctggtgtccgaataccatcttcctatatatcaatctttacctctcgaccatttcgagactcctcgtcatgtctgtgatctcatccgggaccccgaacagcattcggtcaccaaaacacatagctcatataatactatatcgtcatcgaacgttaagcgtgcgggccctacgggttcgagaactatgtagacatgaccgagacacccctcccgtcaataaccaatagcaaaacctggatgcccatattgtctcctacatattctatgaagatctttatcggttgaacgttTATGAcagcatacattattccctttgtccatcggtatgttacttgcctaagattcgatcgtcggtatcttcatacctagttcaatctcgttactagcaagtctctttactcgttacgtaaaacatcatcatgcaactaactcattagtcagttTGCTTGCAagccttcttatgatgtgtattatcgagagggcccagagatgcctctctgatactcggagtgacaaaacctaatctcgatctatgccaacccaacaaacacatttggagatacctgtagagcatctttataatcacccacttacgttgtgacgtttgatagcacacaaggcattctttcggtatctgggagttgcataatctcatagtcaaaggaatatgtatttgacatgaagaaagcaatagcaataaaactgaatgatcattatgccaagctaacggatgggtcttatccatcatatcattctcctaatgatgtgatctcgttcatcaaatgacaacacatgtctatggttaggaaacttaaccatctttgattaacgagctagtctagtagtggcttactagggacacagtgttttggctatgtatccacacatgtatcaagtttccggttaatacaattctagcatgaataataaacatttatcatgaaataaggaaatataaaataacaactttattattgcctctacagcatatttccttcaggaggtgCAGAGGATCTCGGCCCCAGCCGGCGGGAGGGACCCCGTTGTCATTCTTGTTAGAGTCAGCGTCGTCTTGGTTGGGGTTGTGTGGCGGCGGTGACATCCCTTAGTAGGAATATTGTCTCCCATGTTCTATCCCCGTCCcgatggtgcgtctagcatcgtcggacggcgtgtggaggtttgtctctgTCAGATCTTGCACGATTCGGTCGGTGTTGGTCTTCGGTGTGAACAATTTTGAAATACCTAATATATTTTTAAATGCAAATAATTTAGGAAATtccaaaaacattttttgaaaaatgtgACACGGTAACATTTTTCCAAGTACAATTTTACATTTTGTAAATCTATACAGCATTCTTTTACATTGTAAAGATTTTTGAAAATTTGTTCAGGTTAAAATATATGTTcccattttttttcaaaaactgtTATGTTTCAACAGTGTTTGCTTTTCCAAAATTGATTGTGTTCGCAAAAATATTGTTCGTTCGTTAAAAAAAGTATTCAGAATTTTCAAAAGTGTTCGcacttttgaaaaaaaaatggaGATTTCAAACATTGTCGGGCCTGCACATCTTCAATAGTTGTTTGTCCTTAACAAAATATTTTCAAATCTCAATTCAGCGGTTAAATTGTCCCGGCCTCTTGTTATAGCAGCCCCATCCAATGCTTCTTGTGGCTAGCAGGACGAGGTGAGCATTCCCAGGATTCGACCTGCCAGCTGCACAATCTCTGTTTGGAAAAGGCCTGAAGGTTGAAAATAGACCGGGATCGGAAATTTTGGTGTGCTGATTTTCGGTATTGATAGGTCAGGGTTTGATATAGCTTTTGTCTACAAGTTCAAggtttttttttgaactttttcagTAATAAAACTATCAAGCAAGAATGAGAACAGCGTCGCTCTTGACCCCTGTTTGGAGCAAGGCCTTTTCCTGCCAGCTGCACAATCCCTGTTTGCAAAAGGCCTAAAGGTTGAAAATAGACCGGGATCGGCAATTTTGGTGTGCTGATTTCCGGTATTGATAGTTCAGGGTTTGATATAGCTTTTGTATACAAGTTTAAGGTTTTTTTAGACTTTTTCAGTAATAAAACTGTCACGCTCCCACCTGCAGAGGCATCCAAAGGGCAGCCCACTGGCATCCTGGCTGGGCCGGAGCGACCGCGTCGTCCAACCCAGCCCAACAGCCACTACGCGGCCCACATCTGGGACACCACTGGACAGGTTAAGAAGAAGCAAATCCCTCCTGCGTGAGGTGACGAGAAACGACTAGGCTGTAGGCGGCGGCTCTCCTCCTGGATCCCCTTTCTTCTCCTTCAAAATCCTAGAACTCTTTCAGATTGTGACAATTACTTGTATCCAGTAAATTCATCCCACTGGGAGCGTAACCAATGGCATCAGAGCCTTCCGATCCGTCCAAATTTTTCTCCCCTTCTTGAATCTGGCGGGGTCGTTTGCCGTCGATAATTCAGACTCGACGCGGCAAGGCAGCGTCTATGGACGATCAAGCTAAAGCTCTGGCGGATCTTACCGCGGCCATCGCCGGGCTGACGGCCAAGATCGAGAGCCTCCACCCCGTCGTGCTCGATCTGCAGAGTTGGAAGCCCTCCATCAAGCAGTCCGTGGAGGATCTGCGCCAGGAGGTGGGTACCCTCCGCACCCAGATCGGCGACAAGGCCCCGCCCACGAGCAAGGAGACGGCGCCGCAGCATGTTCGGCTCACCGACCTGCCTCCCCTACTTCCTGACGCGCTGGAGGTGCCCCGGCCACCTCCGCTCGGGTTGCTTCACGCTGGTGATGACCACGGTCACGGGCCTGATGGCCACGGCATCGTCACTGATCTACGGGGGGAATCGTCTGGGGAGATCCAAACCCCACGATTGCCTCCGGCCACTGGTACATCTGATTCCTTCCACTATGGCGAGCACTCGTTTTCGGGGGATCATGGGTACCAGCGCTTGCCACCGCCGCCACGTTTCGATTTTCCCCTGTTCGATGGCATAAATCCGAAGGCCTGGCGTCTCAAGTGTGAGGCGTACTTTCGGGTTTGCACCTTGAGCCCAGACACCTGGGTCAGCTGCGCGGCTATGTACTTTACTGATGGGGCTCTCACCTGGCTCCAATCCTCCCAAGCACACTTGCACTATCAAGATAGGGGGGGTTTTGCTGCCGCGATTTACACTCAGTTTGGCCGTGAGGAATTTCAGAATCTCTTGTGCCAATTTAACAGACTTAAGCAAACAGGTACCATTGTTGAATATGTTGAACAGTTCACCCAAATTATGCATCATCTGCTAGCACATCACACTTCTTGGGACCCTGCTTTCTTTGTAACTCAATTCATGGAAGGCTTGCAGCATGAAATTCGTTCCGTTGTAGTTTTACATCACCCACAAACATTAGATACTGCTGTGGATCTTGCATGTTTGCAGGAGGAGGTGATGGAGGCGTTCCGCAGAGAGCACAGACGGCCTACTGTTCTGTCTGTCTCGTCAGGAAATGCTTGTGCTCTGGCACGCACGACGTTACCTCTGCCTTTGCCTCCGGGCAAGCAGGGAAGCGGCACTCCAGTGCGTGCCATGACGATCGTTGCGCCTCCAACATCAATCGATCGTCGGCCTGCAAGGACAAGTTGGCAGCTCTTCGGGCGTACCGCCGCGCCAAGGGCCTCTGCTTTACCTGCGGAGAGCGATGGAGTCGAGAGCACCGGTGCGCTCCCACTGTCCAGCTCCATGTGGTAGAGGAGCTCATTGAGATGCTCACCGCACAGCCATCCGAGACCACTGCAGGCGATACTTTGTCAAGTGATGCCGACTGTTGTGTGTTGTCCAAGGAAGCCCTCGAAGGAGTGGAATCTCCGACCATTATGCGTCTCCATGGCTGGGTCCAGCAGAGCGAAGTACTCATGTTGGTTGATTCAGGCTCTTCTCACAGTTTCATCAGTTCAGAGTTGGCTTCGCGCTTGCAAGGGGTTCAGAAAGCTCAgcggccactgatacgtctccaacgtatctataatttttgattgttccatgctattatattaccccttttggatgtttatgggctttattctacacatttatatcatttttgggactaacctactaatcggaggcccagcccatattgctggtttttttgcctatttcagtatttcgaagaaaaggaatatcaagcggagtccaaacggaatgaaaccttcgggagcattatttttggaacaaatctgatccggagagcgtggagtgcaagtcaagaaagctccgagtgccccacgagataggagggcgccccccctgtagggcgcgccccctgtctcgtgggcccctcgggcgtccaccgacgtacttcttcctcctatatatgtccacggaccccgaaaacatccaggagcaccacgaaacacaatttccaccgccgtaaccttctgtatccgcgagatcccatcttggagccttcgccggcactctgccggagggggaatcgaccacacagggtttctacatcaacaccatagcctctccgatgagttgtgagtagtttatcacagacctacgggtccatagttattagctagatggcttcttctctctttttggatctcaatacaatgttctccccccatcttgtggatatctattcgatgtaatctctttttgcggtgtgtttgtcgagatccgatgaattgtgggtttatgatcaagtttatctatgaataatattggaatcttctctgaattcttttatgtatgattgagttatctttacaagtctcttcgaattatcagtttggtttgtcctactagattgatctttcttgccatgggagaagtgtttagctttgggttcaatcttgcggtgatcttacccagtgacagaaagggttgcaagacacatattgtattgttgccatcaaggataacaagatggggtttatatcatattgcatgtgtttatccctctacatcatgtcatcttgcttaatgcgttactccgttcttatgaacttaatactctagatgcatgctggatagcggtcgatgtgtggagtaatagtagtagatgcaggaaggagtcagtctacttgttatggatgtgatgcttatatacatgatcatgcctagataacgtcataattattcgcttttctatcaattgctcgacagtaatttgttcacccaccataatacttatgctctagagagaagcctctagtgaaacctatggcccccgggtctatctcttatcatatttgctttcaatctacttttatttgcatctttacttttctgcatctatatcacaaaataccaaaaatatatttatcttatcatactatctctatcagatctcactttcgtaagtgaccatgaagggattgacaacccctttattgcattggttgcgagttctcagtttgtttgtgtaggtgcgtgggacttttgaggagcctcctactggattgataccttggttctcaaaactgagggaaatacttacgctacactttgctgcatcaccctctcctcttcggggaaaaccaacgctagctcaagacatagcagccaCTTACTGTTCGGGTTGCCAATGGAGGTGTTTTGGACTGTGACCAAGAGATTCCAGCTTGCTACTGGCACTCTCAAGGAATTACATTCACCACCGATCTCAAGGTCCTACCACTTGGTTGTTATGATGTCATTTTGGGCATCGATTGGCTCGCTCGTCATAGTCCCATGCAAGTCCATTGGTTGAAGAAGACTATGTCATTTGGTTATGAGGGCAAGCGCATTCAGCTCACCGGTGCTCAAGCAGATACCAGCAGCTGTCATTTGATCTCGGGTGATGGAATGCAGGAGCTGTTGAATCAGAAAGCTGTGGCGCGTGTGGTGCAACTTTGTGCTACAGCAGCAGACATGGCGCAAGAACCAATTCCTGCAGCTATTGGAGATCTCTTGAAACAGTATGGCATGCTATTTGAAGAGCCTAGAGGGTTACCGCCGCAAAGATCCTTCAATCATTCCATTCCTTTGGTACTTGGTGCTCGACCAGTCAATTTGCGGTCGTACCGGCATAGTCCAGCGCAGAAAGATGAAGTGGAACGACAAGTGGCTGATATGCTGGCTCAAGGCATCATCCAACCAAGTACAAGTCCCTTCGCATCACCTATTTTGCTAGTGCAGAAGAAAGACCTTACGTGGTGTTTTTGTGTGGATTACCGTCACCTCAATGCAGTCACCATTAAGAATCGTTATCCTCTCCCAGTCATTGATGAGTTGTTGGACGAACTAGTGGGATCTTGGTTGTTCACTAGTTTGGATCTCCgagctggctatcatcagatccgaATGCGACCCGAGGATGAGCATAAAACAGCCTTCAAAACGCACCATGGACATTTTGACTTTAAGGTAATGCCAAATGGTGTCACGGGAGGGCCATCAACCTTCCAAGGGGGCATGAACGTCGTCTTTGCACCATTGTTACGCAAAGGAGTGTTGGTTTTCATCGATGACATCTTAGTACACATCAGTGATGAAGACACCCATGTGCAGCTGTTGCGCCCAGTGTTTCAATTGCTTGAGAAACATGGCCTGAAGATCAAACGTAGCAAATGCACCTTTGCCAGCCCGCAACTCCGCTATTTGGGACATGAAATCAGTGGAGATGGTGTGCGCACTGATTCCAGAAATGTTGCTGCTGTACAAAACTGGCAAGTCCCAACCAATGTCAGAGAGGTCCGTGGATTTCTGGGCCTAGCGGGCTATTACCACAAATTTGTCAAGGGGTTTCCCGTTACATGCTGTCCGCTAACCGATTTACTCAAGAAAGGGGTCGTTTTTACATGGACAGAACTTGAGGATGGAGCATTTCGATCCTTGCAGCAAGCGCTCATATTTGCACCTGTTTTAGCGCTGCCGGATTTCAAGAAAACCTTTGAGTTGGAAACGGATGCATCGGATTTGGGCATTGGTGCAGTCTTATCTCAGGAAAAACACCCAATCGGGTTCATCAGCCGCGCGTTGGGACCCCGTAACAGAATGCTTTCCACTTATGAAAAAGAAGGGTTGGCAATATTGCTAGCAGTGGATCATTGGCGTACTTATCTGTAGAATGATGAGTTCATTCTTCACACAGATCAGCAAAGTCTAATACACGTTGAAGATCAACGGCTTACTACACCATGACAACAGAAGATTATGGCCAAGATGCTCGGTCTGCGCTATCACATAGTTTACAAGAAAGGAGCAGACAACCGTGCCGCTGATGCTCTATCTCGCAAGCCTGGACCCCCTCAAGGAGATCTCGCAACAATCACCACGGCAGTACCAGCTTGGTTGGAGGCAGTACAGCATGGATACCAAGACGATCCCACTGCACAACGCCTGCTTGCACGATTGGCAACACAACAAGGACCCCAGGATGGTTTTTCATTGCAAGAAGGCATCATCAGGCAACATGGCCGCATCTGGTTGGGTGACAACGTAGAGCTGCAGAAGCAAGTGCTCAATGCGCTGCACACGAGTGCCATTGGTGGCCACTCGGGGTTCAATGTGACTTACCGGCGCGTGCGTCACCTCTTCACATGGCCTGGTCTTAACCATCATGTCCAGCTCTTCGTCGAGGCCTGTCAGACATGCAAGCAAGCCAAACCGGAACGGGTACGTTATCCTGGCCTCCTGGAACCTTTGCCGGTGCCCAGCCAAGCATGGCAAATGATTACCATGGATTTTGTGGAAGGCCTGCCTCGCTCCTCCAGCTACAACTTGATTCTGGTGGTGGTGGACAAATTCTCGCGCTATGCTCATTTTATTGCACTCTCCCATCCTTTCACGGCATTCCAAGTGGCGCAAGCATTTGTGGCAAACATCTACAAGCTGCACGGTCTTCCTGAGTCGATTGTCTCCGATCGCGATCCAATCTTCACCAGCACACTGTGGAAAGAGCTTTTCCGGCTCACGCACACCAAGCTCCGGATGAGTATGGCGCAGCACCCGCAGACCGACGGGCAAACCGAGCGCGCGAATCAATGCCTGGAGACTTTCCTTCGCTTTTTCGTTCATGCTTGTCCAACAAAATGGTATGCCTGGTTGCCCCTTGCTGAATTCTGGTATAATACCTCACCTCATGCAGCTCTGGGCATGACCCCGTTTGAGGTCTTATATGGACATGCGCCGCAACACTTCAGTATCGTCGACCCGGTGGCCTGTGCATCCCCAGACTTGACGGAGTGGCTTCAAGACCGAGCTCAAATGGTGGCGCTCATCAGGCAACATCTGCTCCGCGCGCGCCAACAAATGAAGGACTCCGCCGACAAACGCCGATCAGACCGCGTCTTCGCCGTCAACGACTGGGTCTTCCTCAAGTTGCAGCCGTACATCCAGCGCTCGGTGGCCACTCGCGCCAATCAGAAGCTCGCCTTCCGCTACTTCGGACTGTATCAAGTACTTCAACGCATCGGTGTTGTGGCATACAAACTCAAGCTTCCGGATTCCAGCATGGTACATCACGTTTTCCATGTCTCCCAGCTACGCCAAGCCCTCCCGCCAACGGAGCTGGTTCAAGAGCAACTTCCGGCAACGGCAGCGGCAAGTCCTACACCTAACGAAGTGTTGGAGCAACGGGTGATTCGACGCGGCAACTCGATGGTGCCTCAAGTCCTGGCCCGCTGGACTGGTCAACCGCCCGAGTTCGCCACCTGGGAAGATCGGGACGAGCTCCCGCAGCACTTCCCAAAAGCTTCAGCTTGGGGTCAAGCTGCGTCTCAAGGGGAAGGGGATGTCACGCTCCCACCTGCAGAGGCATCCAAAGGGCAGCCCACTGGCATCCTGGCTGGGCCGGAGCGACCGCGTCGTCCAACCCAGCCCAACAGCCGCTACGCGGCCCACATCTGGGACACCACTAGACAGGTTAAGAAGAAGCGAATCCCTCCTGCGTGAGGTGACGAGAAACGACTAGGCTGTAGGCGGCGGCTCTCCTCCTGGATCCCCTTTCTTCTCCTTCAGAACCCTAGAACTCTTTCAGATTGTGACAATTACTTGTATCCAGTAAATTCATCCCACTGGGAGCGTAACAAAAACTATCAAGCAAGAATGAGAACAGCATCGCTCTTGACCCCTGCAAAAAGGAAAACGTCGCGCTTGACAAAACCACCAACGTACGCCGTCCCGCGCACCTGCTTGACTGCTTTGGATGCGGCGGCCGATGGGATAAGCAGTTGAGCGCCGCGTCACCCAACCTCCCTGACATTTTGGCCTAACGGAAAAGGCCTGGGCACACCATGCCGCCGATCGATCGATGGAGGCACAGCAAGTGGCGTGCGTGCGACGACGGTGCAAGGTACAACGAAACGGCGTACGCACGTAACGCGACCGATGCTTACGCGCGCCATGGTCGCCCGGCCCGATCGGTCGGGGCAGCGCCACATGCCACGGAGGCTCCGTCACGTGCTGCCCCTGCCCGGGCACtcgatcattatttatttattaacCGGTAAACCACTTTTTATCAACAAATGCATCAGTTGACACTACTAGCCAGACACGGAAGAGCATCAGGTGTAAATAAATTAAATGACGTTCGAGATCCCAAGCTTTTGTGTTGATCCATTGCTGGAGGAGCATCACGTTTAATAAGATACTATCACATCACATTTTGCTGCCACTTGcagtttgatttgatttgattttgcAGGTACGTCGTTTTTAGGGGAGGGTCCTACGCACTCGCGCACCGGATACGTGCGTACGTCCGCCCTCGTGCTGAGCAGGCCGACTCTAGTGGTGCATCTTTACTGTATCCTGGCAACGACATGCATGATCATCACAAGACCTTTAATCTGTGACCTCACTCCTCTGTCTATATATCTGGGCGCTTATATGAGCTGTTGGGCGGCCATATCCTTCGCCGGTTCtcctcctgcctgcctgcctagAGGTTCGTTCAAACAGATTCGCTTAGCACAGCTCGACGACGTAGCAGAAAAAGAGAACCAGAGAGGAGCGATCAGTTAGCAATGGCTTCCTCGTCGCTGGACACGGAGGCGGGAGCCGGACCACAGCACAAGGCCGGCGGCGACAGCAGCGGGTACACCACGGCGGCCACCGCCCACGCAGTAGACACAGGTTCGTCGTGTAAACGTCAGTCTTAAATTGTAGTACGTGTCTGCTGCTGCTAGGTGATTGCTGATTAACCTCGagatgcatggcatggcaatggCATGCCGCGTGCTGAGCGCGTTGCAGATTCATGGCAGCAGGTTGGGCTGCTGCTGGTGACGGGGTTCAACTGCGCCTATGTGCTCAGCTTCTCCAACCTGATGATGGTGCCGCTGGGGTGGGGCTGGGGCGCCGCCTGCCTgctgctcctcgccgccgccgcctggtaCGCCAACTGGCTCCTCGCCGGCCTCCACGTCGTCGACGGCCAGAGGTTCATCCGCTACAGGGACCTCATGGGCTTCGTCTTCGGTACGC contains:
- the LOC119279846 gene encoding uncharacterized protein LOC119279846, which translates into the protein MDDQAKALADLTAAIAGLTAKIESLHPVVLDLQSWKPSIKQSVEDLRQEVGTLRTQIGDKAPPTSKETAPQHVRLTDLPPLLPDALEVPRPPPLGLLHAGDDHGHGPDGHGIVTDLRGESSGEIQTPRLPPATGTSDSFHYGEHSFSGDHGYQRLPPPPRFDFPLFDGINPKAWRLKCEAYFRVCTLSPDTWVSCAAMYFTDGALTWLQSSQAHLHYQDRGGFAAAIYTQFGREEFQNLLCQFNRLKQTGTIVEYVEQFTQIMHHLLAHHTSWDPAFFVTQFMEGLQHEIRSVVVLHHPQTLDTAVDLACLQEEVMEAFRREHRRPTVLSVSSGNACALARTTLPLPLPPGKQGSGTPVRAMTIVAPPTSIDRRPARTSWQLFGRTAAPRASALPAESDGVESTGALPLSSSMW